Genomic window (Marinobacter fonticola):
GGCCGTATCCGCGAGAAAGACAACTATCTGCTGGAGCACTCGGTCAACCTGAGCGTACTGATGTCGATCTTCGGCAAGGCCATGAAGCACTCGCCTGAAGTCCTCCTACAAACCGTGGTAGGTGCGCTGCTGCACGATATCGGCAAAATCCTCACGCCGGACGATATCCTGCACAAGCCGGGACGCCTCACGCCGGAGGAGTTCGAGGTGATGAAGCGACACGCGCTCGATTCCTACAAGATCCTAGCGGGCACGGAAGGCATCGGCGAGCTGACGCTGCTTACCGCGGGCCAGCACCACGAGCGCATGGATGGTAGCGGCTACCCCGAAGGCCTCAAGGGCGACAAAATTTCTGTTTATGGCCGGATGGTCGCGATTGCAGACGTCTATGACGCGATTACCTCCAACCGGGTCTACCATAGCGCCATGACGCCCACACAAGGGCTGAAAAAGCTGCTGGAATGGAGCGGCGACCATCTGGACCCGGAACTGGTGCGCCAGTTCATCCGCTGTATCGGCATTTATCCGGTCGGCTCGCTGGTCCTTATGGAAAGTGGCCGCCTGGGTGTGGTGATCGAGGGCAACGAGGACGACCAACGCCTGCCGGTGGTGCGCATCATGTATCACACCCGTTTCCGTATGCCGATCAAGGTGGAAACCCTGGATCTGGCCAAGCCCAGTGCTCAGGACCGGATTGTACGGGCCGTTGACCCGGCCACCTATAAGATCGATGTCAGGCGATTTCTGGCGTAGTGCCCAACGTTGTTCTGGACGGTCAAATTCAACATAGGTCTGCTACGCCGTGCCGGAAGTGAATGGATGCCATCGCTTCCGCTGTCCTGGATGGCCCTCCCCAGTGTGCTGTCTGGTGAATGCGTTGACCTACTGCGAGCATCTGAGGACTTTGGGCAAGGCGCTGGGACCGCAGGCATGGTGGTTCCATGTCAAGAAGCAGCAACGCAGATCCAAAGTCCTCAGATGCTCGCCCGAAGGGAGGCCCTGAGAATCTGGCTAGCGGCGTTGCGGCGACTCGATGTGGAACCACCACATCTTCACCGCCGCGCCTTACTATCCAGATTCTCAGGGCCTCAGTAGGACAACGCATTCACCAGACAGCACACTAGCCATGACGACCGGGGCGTCCCTGCCCCTCCTACAGCGATGGCATCCATTCACTTCTTCTGACCTCGACGTTATTCGCTTCTTAGAAAGCGAACAATCAACTATCGTCCAGATGCTTGCCCAGCATCGCGTGATACAGCTCCCGGTCGCCAATTGCGCCGGTGATGGCTCCATTTTCCTCCACCAGCAGGCTGTGACCGGTGAAGTAGCGGATCTCCACCGCTTCGCGCAGCGGCGTGGACGGGGCGATGCAGGTGGGCTTCTGGGCCAGGCTTTCGATGGCCTGTCCTTCGCTCCAGCTCTGGGTCTGGTAGGTTTGGCCCTGGCTGGTGACGACAGCCCTCTCGGCGCTCTCCGGTGTGTGCAGCCAGGTGTCGTAGCGTTTGTTGAGGCAGCGGTTGCCTTCGTCATCTACCGCTACGTCGCCGATCGGCAACATCAGCGACCGGACCGCCAACACGTTGAGCGGGTTGGTGCTGGCCACGAAGCTTTTAACGTAGTCGTTCTCCGGCTTGAGCACGATGGACTCGGGCTTGCCGTGCTGGACGATCTGGCCGTCCTTCATGATAGCGATGTGGGAGCCCAGCTTGAGCGCCTCGTCCAGGTCGTGGCTGACGAAGACGATGGTCTTCTGCAAATCTTCCTGAAGCGTCAGCAGCTCGTCCTGTAACTGGTGGCGGATCAGCGGGTCCAGGGCCGAGAACGGCTCGTCCATCAGCAAAATTTCCGATTCGGTCGCCAGGGCGCGGGCCAGGCCCACCCGTTGGCGCATGCCGCCGGACAGTTCGTCGGGTCGGCACTTGGCCCAATCCTGCAGGCCCACCAGCTCTAACTGACGCTGGACCTTTTTTTGCCTTTCGGCCTTGCTCAGGCTCTGCAGCTCCAGACCAAAGCCGACATTTTCCTCCACCGTCAGCCAAGGCATCAGCGCAAAGCTCTGGAACACCATGGAGACGCGACGGGTGCGGATATCCCGCTGCACCTTGTCGCTGGCCTGGGTAAAGTCCACCGACTGGTTGTCGTGCTGGATGCGGATCGAACCGCTGGTGACTTTGTTCAAGCCGTTGATACAGCGCAGCAGGCTGGACTTGCCCGAGCCGGACAGGCCCATGAGCACACAGATTTCACCCTTCTTGATGGATAGGTTCGCGCCCTGCACCCCCACCACCAAACCGGTCTGTTCACGGATGGCCTCGCGGTCGAGGCCCTGTTCGATCATTGGCAAGGCCCGCTGGGGTTGCTTGCCGAAAACCACATTCACGTTTTTCAGCTCAATCATGCGGAAGCCTCCCCGGGATTTTTCTGACGGAAGAAACGGTCCATCCAGATTGCCAGCAGGACGATGGCCAGACCAGCTTCAAAACCCTTGCCGATATCCACGGTGTTCAGCGCCCGCACGACCGGCACGCCCAGACCATCGGCGCCGACCAGTGCGGCGATCACGACCATCGACAGCGACAGCATGATGCACTGGGTAATCCCTGCGCCAATAGAACTCATGGCGGCGGGAAGCTCAATCTTGAACAGCAGTTGGCGGTCGGTGCAGCCAAAGGCCTTGCCTGCTTCCACCAACTCGGTCGGCACCTGGGAAATCCCCAAGTACGTCAGGCGCACCGGCGCGGCGATGGCAAAGATAATGGTGGAAATCACGCCCGGCACCACGCCCAGTCCGAACAGCGTCAGCGTGGGAATCAGATAGACGAAGGGCGGAATGGTCTGCATCAGGTCCAGAATCGGCTGGATCGCCTTGTACAGCCATTGGTGATGCGCCGCGTAAATACCCAGCGGTATCCCGATGACGACACAAAGAATCGTGGCGTAGAGCACCAGCGATAGGGTCGCCATGGTGTCTTCCCAATAGCCCAGGTTCCAGATCAGCAGAAAGCTGATCAGGGTAAAAGCGGTCAGGCCCCAGCGGCGATGACGTAGGTGCGCCGCCACGGTAAACAGGGCCACCATCACACCCGGCGGCACCCAAAGCAGGCCGTCGGTCAGTCCATGGATTAGACCGCCGAGGTTTTCCGACACGGCATCGAAGAATCCGCTACCGTTATCGACGAGAAAATTGACAACCTCTTCCATGAAGTCGCCGAATGGCAATTGATGCTCGGTTATCCAGCTCATGGTGTCGTGTCTTTTCAAATTCAGGAAGGATTCCGGCGCCGGCTCCAACAGAGCCCGGCGCACAGAAACGAAGGCTTACTTCAGGCTCGCCTTGACCGCCGGCAGCGCAGGCTTACCGTCGAGGGTGGTCACGCCTTCGAGCCACTTGTCGAGTACGGACGGGTTGTTCGCCAGCCACGCGTGGGCGGCATCGCGGGGCTCTTCGCCGTCGTTAAGGATGGCGCCCATCACTTCATTTTCCATCTGCAGGGAGAATTCCAGGTTCTTCAGTAGCTGGCCGACATTCTGGCACTCGTTCAAGTAGCCCTCGCGCACGTTGGTGTGAACAGATGCACCGCCATAGTTCGGACCGAAGAAATCGTCACCGCCGGAGAGGTATTCCAGCTCGTGGTTGGCGTTCATCGGGTGCGGCTCCCAGGCCAGGAACACAATCCAGTCGTCGCGGCGTACGGCGCGACCCACCTGAGACAGCATGCCGGCTTCACTGGACTCGACCACGCGGAAGTCGTTCAGGCCGAAGGCGCCCTTTTCGATCATGTCCTGAATCAGACGGTTGCCGTCGTTACCCGGCTCGATGCCATAGATGCGGTTGTCGAACTTGTCCGCATTCTCGGCGATATCTTCAAAGCTGGTCACACCGGCGTCGTAGACATACTTGGGCACCGCCAGGGTATACTTAGCGCCGGTGAGGTTGGTGCGAACATCCTCAACTTCACCGCTTTTCAGATACGGACGAATGTCCGCTTCCATGGTGGGCATCCAGTTGCCCAGGAACACGTCGATATCGTCGTTCTCGAGCGAGCGGTAAGTGACCGGCACGGACAGGACTTTGGCTTCCGGCTGGTAGCCCATGCCTTCCAGTACTTCGGAGGTCAGCGCGGTGGTGGCGGTAATGTCGGTCCAGCCCACATCGGCAAAACGCACGGTTTCGCATTCCTGATTCGGGGCGGCCATCGCCGCGCCGCTTAACATCAGACCATTGAGAGCCAAAAAGAACTTCTTCATCGTTATCTCCTTTCTCCAGCTGGAGGAGCCTGTGAGAAACACCCGGCCTGGGTCCGCAAGCACATCGACCTGCAGGCCACATCGAGTATCTGTCAGACGCTCCCCGTTTCTTTTGTGAAATAACCCGTCGTAAAAAGCATTAGTGCAAAACTTCGTTATCGTTACGAACGCCGGTCTCGGCGCTTATCGCTGCTTGCTGCGCCAGTCCGGATGTTCCCAGACAGCCACCGGCGTGGGATGCAGCGGATCCCGGCCGCGGATATGATCCGCGCATTTCTCTGCCAGCATGATCGTCGGCCCGTTGAGGTTGCCACTCACCACACTGGGCATGATCGACGCATCCACCACCCGTAGGTTTTGCACGCCGTAGACCCGCGCCTGCTCGTCCACCACGGCCATGGGATCGTCGGCACGGCCCATCTTGCAGGTGCAGGAGGGGTGGTAGGCGCTGTCCGAATACTGCCGGACGAAGGCATCGATATCGGCGTCGGAGGTCATGTTCGCGCCCGGCCGCAGTTCCTTGCCCCGATACGGGTCAAACGCCTTCTGGGCGAAAATCTCGCGGGTCAGCTTGACGCTCTCGCGCATTTCCCAGCGGTCCCGCTCGGTGCTGAGCAGGTTGGGGTCGATGATCGGATGATCGCCTGGCTTGTCCGATTTCAGTTTCAAGTGGCCACGACTGGTGGGGCGCATGGGGCCCACGTGAACTTGAAAACCGTGACATTCGGCATCCTTCCGGCCGTGGTCCAGCACCTGGGACGGCAGGAAGTGGAACTGAATGTCCGGGTGGCGCACCCCCGCTTCGGAGCGGATAAATCCGCCGGCCTCCAGGTGCGTCGTCCGGCAGGCGCCCCAGTCATGATTCAGGAACCACTTCACCCCGGCGATGGTCTTGCCCGGCTGGGTCGTGTACTTGTAGAGCGTGATCGGCTGCTTGCACTCATGCTGGACGTAGAGCTCCAGGTGATCCTGCAAGTTCTGGCCCACCCCGGGGCGATCCGCCTTCACCTCGATACCCAGCTTCTCCAGGTCTGCCGCGGGGCCGATACCGGAGAGCATCAGCAACTGGGGCGAATTGATCGCGCCGCTGCTGACAATGACCTCTTTGCGTGCAGCCACGCGAATCGTTTTGCCATCCTGCACGTATTCAACGCCCACGGCGTTGTCGCCATCGAACAGTATGCGCTGGGTCATCGCGCCGGTTTCAGCGGTCAGGTTGGGCCGCTCCAGCACCGGGCGCAAATAGGCCTGAGCCGCGCTCCAGCGTTTACCCTGCTTGATGGTCATGTCCATCAAGCCCACGCCTTCCTGCTGGTAGCCGTTCATATCCTCCGTGAAGGGATACCCAGCCTCCTTGCCAGCGTCGATAAAGGCATCGAACAGCGGGTTGGGCTCGTCGCCGGTATGGAC
Coding sequences:
- the choW gene encoding choline ABC transporter permease subunit, translating into MSWITEHQLPFGDFMEEVVNFLVDNGSGFFDAVSENLGGLIHGLTDGLLWVPPGVMVALFTVAAHLRHRRWGLTAFTLISFLLIWNLGYWEDTMATLSLVLYATILCVVIGIPLGIYAAHHQWLYKAIQPILDLMQTIPPFVYLIPTLTLFGLGVVPGVISTIIFAIAAPVRLTYLGISQVPTELVEAGKAFGCTDRQLLFKIELPAAMSSIGAGITQCIMLSLSMVVIAALVGADGLGVPVVRALNTVDIGKGFEAGLAIVLLAIWMDRFFRQKNPGEASA
- the betA gene encoding choline dehydrogenase, which encodes MKFDREFDYVVVGTGSAGCVLANRLTEDGQDQVLVLEAGRKDDTWKIHMPAALMYNLMDEKYNWYYHTEPQAFMDNRRLYWPRGKVWGGGSALNAMVYIRGHAYDYDRWHEEGATGWRYQDVLPYFRKSESREKGADDYRGGSGPLNVHTGDEPNPLFDAFIDAGKEAGYPFTEDMNGYQQEGVGLMDMTIKQGKRWSAAQAYLRPVLERPNLTAETGAMTQRILFDGDNAVGVEYVQDGKTIRVAARKEVIVSSGAINSPQLLMLSGIGPAADLEKLGIEVKADRPGVGQNLQDHLELYVQHECKQPITLYKYTTQPGKTIAGVKWFLNHDWGACRTTHLEAGGFIRSEAGVRHPDIQFHFLPSQVLDHGRKDAECHGFQVHVGPMRPTSRGHLKLKSDKPGDHPIIDPNLLSTERDRWEMRESVKLTREIFAQKAFDPYRGKELRPGANMTSDADIDAFVRQYSDSAYHPSCTCKMGRADDPMAVVDEQARVYGVQNLRVVDASIMPSVVSGNLNGPTIMLAEKCADHIRGRDPLHPTPVAVWEHPDWRSKQR
- a CDS encoding HD-GYP domain-containing protein, which encodes MIKRIPLSALKVGMYITDMNNDWIPHSNDKRRGVVQREDIIEKIARLGVRHVYIDTARGLDSSEGVPLQDVDRSNETLLQQAGGLKPQLTPYTGRDEEIIIAKRIHNETQSLVGSLMQNVKLGQAIDLSPVHELAENLQGSVFRNPNAMACLGRIREKDNYLLEHSVNLSVLMSIFGKAMKHSPEVLLQTVVGALLHDIGKILTPDDILHKPGRLTPEEFEVMKRHALDSYKILAGTEGIGELTLLTAGQHHERMDGSGYPEGLKGDKISVYGRMVAIADVYDAITSNRVYHSAMTPTQGLKKLLEWSGDHLDPELVRQFIRCIGIYPVGSLVLMESGRLGVVIEGNEDDQRLPVVRIMYHTRFRMPIKVETLDLAKPSAQDRIVRAVDPATYKIDVRRFLA
- a CDS encoding choline ABC transporter substrate-binding protein — translated: MKKFFLALNGLMLSGAAMAAPNQECETVRFADVGWTDITATTALTSEVLEGMGYQPEAKVLSVPVTYRSLENDDIDVFLGNWMPTMEADIRPYLKSGEVEDVRTNLTGAKYTLAVPKYVYDAGVTSFEDIAENADKFDNRIYGIEPGNDGNRLIQDMIEKGAFGLNDFRVVESSEAGMLSQVGRAVRRDDWIVFLAWEPHPMNANHELEYLSGGDDFFGPNYGGASVHTNVREGYLNECQNVGQLLKNLEFSLQMENEVMGAILNDGEEPRDAAHAWLANNPSVLDKWLEGVTTLDGKPALPAVKASLK
- the choV gene encoding choline ABC transporter ATP-binding protein — encoded protein: MIELKNVNVVFGKQPQRALPMIEQGLDREAIREQTGLVVGVQGANLSIKKGEICVLMGLSGSGKSSLLRCINGLNKVTSGSIRIQHDNQSVDFTQASDKVQRDIRTRRVSMVFQSFALMPWLTVEENVGFGLELQSLSKAERQKKVQRQLELVGLQDWAKCRPDELSGGMRQRVGLARALATESEILLMDEPFSALDPLIRHQLQDELLTLQEDLQKTIVFVSHDLDEALKLGSHIAIMKDGQIVQHGKPESIVLKPENDYVKSFVASTNPLNVLAVRSLMLPIGDVAVDDEGNRCLNKRYDTWLHTPESAERAVVTSQGQTYQTQSWSEGQAIESLAQKPTCIAPSTPLREAVEIRYFTGHSLLVEENGAITGAIGDRELYHAMLGKHLDDS